A genomic segment from Leptospira ryugenii encodes:
- a CDS encoding aldo/keto reductase yields MTVPQTTLHSNGPKISSLVYGIWRMHEDPLGSSPKRILEKIHTCLEQGIDTFDHADIYGDFGNEELFGAALKEEPSLYSRLKIITKCGIQIPGKKFKTKHYNTSAAHIRYSVERSLRKLGLDSLDLVLIHRPDPLMDPEEIAESFLSLSKEGKVKHFGVSNFTTSQFSLLQSAYSKPLVTNQIELSPLVSNALFDGTIDQLFESKCKAMVWSPTAGGRIFKPNEERAKALFETLSEIAKRYAVSPDQILYAWFRVHPAGLIPVLGTNDIDRIISASKSFSFEISRIEWFEILQAGRGKEVA; encoded by the coding sequence ATGACAGTACCACAGACCACATTACACAGTAATGGTCCCAAAATTTCTTCCTTAGTCTATGGAATTTGGAGGATGCATGAAGATCCACTAGGCTCTTCTCCGAAACGCATTTTAGAAAAGATACATACTTGTTTGGAGCAGGGAATTGATACTTTCGATCATGCTGATATTTATGGAGACTTTGGAAATGAAGAATTGTTTGGTGCTGCCTTAAAAGAAGAACCATCCTTATATTCTCGATTAAAAATCATTACTAAGTGTGGGATTCAGATCCCTGGCAAAAAATTTAAGACCAAACATTACAATACAAGCGCAGCTCATATTCGTTATTCGGTTGAAAGATCACTCAGAAAACTTGGTCTTGATTCACTGGATTTGGTTTTAATCCATAGGCCTGACCCTTTGATGGACCCTGAAGAAATTGCAGAGAGTTTTTTGAGTCTAAGCAAAGAAGGAAAGGTCAAACATTTCGGAGTCTCCAATTTCACAACTAGTCAATTCTCTCTCTTACAATCCGCGTATTCCAAACCGCTTGTGACCAACCAAATAGAGTTAAGTCCTCTGGTTTCGAATGCACTATTTGATGGAACAATTGACCAATTATTTGAAAGCAAATGCAAAGCCATGGTTTGGTCACCTACTGCAGGTGGACGCATTTTTAAACCAAACGAGGAAAGAGCAAAAGCCTTATTTGAGACATTAAGTGAGATTGCAAAGCGTTATGCAGTCTCTCCTGATCAAATCCTTTATGCATGGTTTCGTGTCCACCCCGCTGGGCTTATCCCCGTTTTGGGAACAAATGATATCGATAGGATCATTAGTGCATCAAAATCCTTTTCTTTCGAAATTTCACGAATCGAATGGTTTGAAATTCTTCAAGCAGGAAGAGGAAAGGAAGTTGCATAA
- a CDS encoding acyl-CoA dehydrogenase family protein, giving the protein MYTQFTEQQLEIRDLVRNFVKKEIPHEVALHWDEKNQHPTELINKMRSELGINGLVIPEEYGGWGLGAIEQCLAIEELSRGCLGIALGFAYTGLGILPILKGATHEQKLKWLPPIADGKFGVSFCLSEPGAGSDVPGMSTRAEKKGNKWIINGAKQWITGASDAQAFTVFAYTDKNRGTRGVSCFYVPRDAKGLTVGKKEDKLGIRASSTHQVIFEDCEVPEENLVGKENLGFVYALQTLNASRPFVAVMGVGVAQAALDHASKYAREREQFGVKIGTFQAVQHILADMSIKLETAREITYKAARLSDANDPNLPKYSAIAKAYASECAVQCATDAVQLFGGYGYTKEYPVEKLMRDSKILTIFEGTTQIQKNEIAAYVIKEAASKKD; this is encoded by the coding sequence ATGTACACTCAATTCACAGAGCAGCAGCTTGAAATCAGGGACCTAGTCCGAAATTTTGTTAAAAAAGAAATCCCGCACGAAGTAGCGTTGCATTGGGATGAAAAAAACCAACACCCAACTGAACTTATCAACAAAATGCGTTCTGAGCTGGGGATCAACGGTCTAGTCATACCAGAAGAGTATGGTGGATGGGGACTAGGTGCGATTGAGCAGTGTTTGGCGATTGAAGAACTATCGCGTGGCTGCTTGGGTATTGCATTAGGATTTGCTTATACAGGTTTGGGAATCCTACCTATTCTAAAAGGTGCTACTCATGAGCAAAAACTCAAGTGGCTTCCTCCTATTGCAGACGGAAAATTTGGAGTGTCTTTCTGTTTATCAGAACCTGGTGCTGGGTCTGACGTTCCTGGTATGTCCACTCGCGCAGAGAAAAAAGGAAATAAATGGATCATCAACGGTGCTAAGCAGTGGATCACGGGAGCATCGGATGCGCAAGCCTTCACTGTGTTTGCTTACACCGATAAAAACAGAGGAACAAGAGGAGTATCTTGTTTCTATGTTCCAAGAGATGCTAAAGGATTAACTGTCGGCAAAAAAGAAGACAAATTAGGAATTAGAGCATCCTCTACTCACCAAGTGATTTTCGAAGACTGTGAAGTTCCGGAAGAAAACTTAGTTGGTAAAGAAAACTTAGGCTTTGTATACGCGCTCCAAACATTGAATGCATCTCGTCCATTTGTTGCGGTGATGGGAGTTGGTGTTGCACAAGCGGCACTTGACCACGCTTCTAAGTATGCTCGTGAACGTGAGCAGTTTGGTGTAAAGATTGGAACTTTCCAAGCGGTACAACACATTTTGGCTGATATGTCTATCAAGTTGGAAACCGCTCGTGAAATTACTTACAAAGCAGCTCGACTTTCAGATGCCAATGACCCTAACCTTCCAAAGTATTCTGCCATTGCAAAAGCATATGCTTCTGAATGTGCAGTTCAGTGCGCAACGGACGCAGTGCAGTTATTTGGTGGTTATGGATACACAAAAGAATATCCAGTGGAAAAACTCATGAGAGATTCAAAGATTCTTACTATCTTTGAAGGAACGACTCAAATCCAGAAAAATGAAATCGCTGCTTACGTAATTAAAGAAGCAGCCTCCAAAAAAGACTAA
- a CDS encoding adenylate/guanylate cyclase domain-containing protein, which yields MVKEFLDWFLKFASDCESGVDLIHAYMNYLNEIGFLITRGNFGTRTLHPQVETMAYLWVPKGKEPLLYTQPDPLFFSTTVFPYENGSVKVSKFKVGSLASNQFTTSPIQYVLSTKNTYYFSFLDHNGVDYPYPILKELADSTPTAYFAVPVVQAGNSYAFLSLVTEKPFGFTKEEKDFLSASLSVLSLKMMTFLQYDLTKTLLGIYLGKTTGERVSSGKIHRGNLEEITSVIWFSDIRNYSGISELLSPQEIVDLLNTYFGLVIPVIEEMGGEVLKLLGDGILAVFPYQTKNQKRVGYQALIAVRKVFRNLMLLNRKRATENKIPIEHGVGLHLGTIRYGNIGSEDRLDFTVIGEAVNLASRIAGMCGQLKKAVLSSERFAEQIGVSWEDLGEHKLKGIQKDQRIYAIPEVEVEREWQNTVKGN from the coding sequence ATGGTTAAAGAATTCTTAGATTGGTTTTTGAAATTTGCATCCGATTGTGAATCGGGTGTAGATTTAATTCACGCTTACATGAACTATCTAAATGAAATCGGTTTTTTGATCACTCGAGGAAATTTCGGAACTAGGACCTTACACCCGCAAGTCGAAACCATGGCCTATCTTTGGGTGCCCAAAGGGAAAGAACCACTTCTCTATACTCAACCAGATCCGCTTTTTTTTTCTACGACTGTGTTTCCTTACGAGAATGGAAGTGTAAAGGTCTCAAAATTTAAGGTTGGTTCGTTGGCATCCAACCAGTTTACCACCAGCCCTATTCAATATGTGCTTTCGACAAAGAATACCTATTATTTTTCTTTTTTAGATCACAATGGTGTTGATTATCCTTACCCCATCTTAAAAGAGCTAGCTGATTCTACACCTACTGCTTATTTTGCGGTACCAGTTGTACAGGCTGGCAATTCTTATGCATTCTTAAGTTTAGTTACGGAAAAACCATTTGGTTTTACGAAAGAAGAAAAAGATTTTTTATCGGCAAGTTTAAGTGTTCTATCTCTGAAAATGATGACTTTTCTTCAATATGATCTCACAAAAACCCTTCTTGGTATATATTTGGGCAAAACAACGGGAGAACGAGTCAGTTCAGGAAAAATTCATAGGGGAAATTTAGAAGAGATTACATCTGTTATCTGGTTTTCTGATATCAGAAATTATTCAGGTATTAGCGAGCTCTTAAGTCCGCAAGAGATCGTCGATTTATTGAATACTTATTTTGGACTCGTGATTCCCGTCATCGAAGAAATGGGCGGAGAAGTCTTGAAGCTCCTAGGAGATGGCATTTTAGCCGTTTTCCCATACCAAACCAAGAACCAAAAACGAGTTGGCTACCAAGCTCTGATCGCTGTTAGAAAGGTCTTCCGAAACCTGATGCTTTTGAATCGAAAGAGAGCGACAGAAAACAAGATTCCGATTGAGCACGGCGTAGGACTCCATTTGGGCACAATACGGTATGGAAATATTGGTTCTGAAGATAGATTAGACTTTACAGTTATCGGCGAAGCTGTCAATTTAGCCAGTCGGATTGCAGGAATGTGTGGCCAACTCAAAAAAGCAGTTCTTTCTTCAGAACGATTTGCAGAACAAATTGGAGTTAGTTGGGAAGACCTGGGTGAGCACAAATTAAAAGGAATCCAGAAAGACCAAAGGATCTATGCGATTCCTGAGGTGGAAGTAGAAAGAGAATGGCAAAATACAGTAAAAGGAAATTAA
- the arsB gene encoding ACR3 family arsenite efflux transporter produces MKQLNFLDRYLSLWIFLAILFGVAIGNLFPKFTLLLSSFSIGITNIPLAIGLILMMYPPLAKVKYENLHNVFKDIKLLSVSLFLNWVIGPLLMFCLAYIFLADRPEYMVGLILIGLARCIAMVIVWNDLANGDREYAAGLVALNSLFQVFFYSFYAIIFITYLPKLFGLQSFEIHVSFLEVAKTVFIYLGIPFLLGFLSRKYIIRFFSRDFFETKYLPKVSPITLIALLFTIIIMFSFKGEMISHLFYDILIVAIPLLLYFLIMFLVSKLIGRLLSVEHAKDTAIAFTATGNNFELAIAVAIAVFGFESKQAFAGVIGPLVEVPALILLVQLNDWILKKFPKKTQ; encoded by the coding sequence ATGAAACAACTTAATTTTTTAGATCGATATTTGAGCCTTTGGATTTTTTTAGCCATTTTGTTTGGCGTAGCAATTGGAAATCTATTTCCAAAGTTTACACTCCTACTCTCTTCATTTAGTATAGGTATCACGAATATTCCTTTGGCAATAGGTTTGATTCTGATGATGTATCCTCCATTGGCAAAAGTAAAATATGAAAATTTACACAATGTATTCAAGGACATCAAATTACTCAGCGTCTCACTCTTTTTAAATTGGGTCATAGGTCCATTGCTTATGTTTTGCTTGGCATATATTTTTTTGGCAGACAGACCGGAATATATGGTGGGCTTGATATTAATCGGACTCGCAAGGTGCATTGCGATGGTCATAGTTTGGAATGACTTAGCAAACGGTGATAGAGAGTATGCGGCTGGTCTCGTTGCGCTCAATAGTTTGTTTCAGGTATTTTTTTATAGCTTCTATGCTATCATTTTCATAACATATTTACCTAAACTGTTTGGATTGCAGAGTTTTGAGATTCATGTTTCTTTTCTGGAAGTTGCAAAAACTGTTTTTATCTATTTAGGAATTCCATTTCTTTTAGGTTTTCTAAGTAGAAAGTATATTATACGATTTTTCTCAAGAGATTTCTTTGAAACCAAATACTTACCAAAAGTCTCTCCGATCACTCTCATAGCATTGTTATTTACGATTATCATAATGTTTTCTTTTAAAGGAGAAATGATATCTCACCTTTTCTACGATATTCTTATTGTGGCGATTCCATTGTTACTTTATTTTTTGATCATGTTTTTGGTAAGCAAACTGATAGGTCGGCTTTTGTCTGTGGAACATGCAAAGGATACAGCCATTGCCTTTACCGCAACTGGAAACAATTTTGAATTGGCAATCGCAGTTGCGATTGCTGTATTTGGATTCGAAAGTAAACAAGCGTTTGCTGGAGTGATCGGACCCTTGGTAGAAGTTCCAGCATTGATTCTCCTAGTTCAACTCAACGATTGGATTTTAAAAAAGTTTCCAAAAAAAACTCAATGA
- a CDS encoding NADH:flavin oxidoreductase/NADH oxidase family protein: MDLFSPLTLPNGQTIKSRIVKAAMEENLSNAELLPDGQLWNLYSAWSGGELGAMITGNVMVDHRAMTGPGGVVLETKTDLAPFRTWSERAKQHGSKIWMQINHPGRQVLRKLGGEVWAPSAIPVDLGKLSHLMGVPREMAKEEILETIERFGITAMLAEKAGFDGVEIHAAHGYLISQFLSPLVNRRTDEYGGSLENRAKFLIEVIRSIRKKVSTSFTIGVKLNSADFQKGGFSFEDALQVIAWIEKEGIHFIELSGGSYEAPAMQGESKDGSTLAREAYFLEFAKQVQPKCKVPVMVTGGIKRKEVAEEVLKNGIPMIGIATALAINPHLAKDWRSGINDKEKNLPKLEWKSKTFKGLANMAMVRFQLQSMAKNKPTDTKISPIWRLVSDQLRLAKLTKRYQKWMQRTQNH, from the coding sequence ATGGATCTTTTTTCTCCCCTTACCCTTCCCAATGGCCAGACAATCAAGAGCCGCATTGTAAAAGCAGCGATGGAAGAAAACCTCTCGAACGCCGAACTATTGCCCGATGGGCAGCTCTGGAACCTCTACAGTGCTTGGTCTGGGGGAGAACTGGGGGCAATGATCACTGGCAATGTCATGGTTGACCACAGGGCAATGACAGGGCCTGGAGGGGTGGTCTTAGAAACGAAGACTGACCTTGCCCCGTTTCGCACCTGGTCGGAAAGAGCAAAACAGCATGGTTCAAAGATTTGGATGCAAATCAACCATCCAGGACGCCAGGTATTGCGTAAGTTAGGTGGTGAAGTATGGGCACCTTCCGCTATTCCTGTGGATTTGGGCAAGTTGAGCCATTTGATGGGTGTCCCTCGAGAGATGGCAAAGGAGGAAATCTTAGAAACCATAGAACGATTTGGCATAACTGCCATGTTAGCAGAAAAAGCGGGTTTTGATGGAGTTGAGATCCATGCAGCCCATGGGTATTTGATCAGCCAATTTTTATCTCCCTTAGTGAATCGAAGAACAGATGAGTATGGTGGTTCATTGGAAAACAGGGCAAAGTTTCTGATCGAAGTAATTCGCTCCATTCGCAAAAAGGTTTCCACTTCCTTTACCATTGGTGTGAAATTAAACTCCGCAGATTTTCAGAAAGGTGGATTTTCGTTTGAAGATGCTTTGCAGGTAATTGCATGGATTGAAAAAGAAGGAATTCATTTTATCGAATTGTCAGGAGGTAGCTATGAAGCACCTGCTATGCAAGGGGAATCTAAGGATGGATCTACCTTGGCGAGAGAAGCTTATTTTCTCGAATTTGCAAAACAAGTCCAACCCAAATGCAAAGTACCCGTTATGGTAACTGGAGGCATCAAACGTAAAGAAGTAGCCGAGGAAGTTCTTAAAAATGGGATTCCCATGATAGGTATTGCCACTGCACTTGCGATCAATCCTCATCTAGCAAAAGATTGGCGATCTGGAATCAATGATAAGGAAAAAAATCTGCCAAAACTAGAATGGAAGTCTAAAACATTCAAAGGTTTAGCAAATATGGCTATGGTTCGATTTCAATTGCAAAGTATGGCAAAAAATAAACCCACAGATACCAAAATCTCGCCGATTTGGCGTTTGGTATCCGACCAACTGCGTTTGGCAAAGTTAACGAAACGATACCAGAAATGGATGCAGAGGACTCAGAATCATTGA
- a CDS encoding SDR family oxidoreductase has product MNPNDRIALVTGANRGIGKQVALDLASLGIRVVVGSRNLEEGKKTVEEIAAKGGFAQVQVLDVSDDLSIQSVFSFIKQTFGRLDILINNAGILLDRGTFLETNLRDLNQTFLTNVQGPFRLTQVFLPMMKEQNYGRIVNVSSGMGQLSEMGGGYPAYRISKAAINAITKIVSGEVSGQSIKINSVCPGWVKTDMGGPNASRSVQAGAETIVWAACLPAEGPTGKFFRDKKEIPW; this is encoded by the coding sequence ATGAATCCCAATGATCGAATAGCACTTGTTACGGGAGCAAATCGCGGAATTGGGAAACAAGTTGCTCTAGACTTAGCATCTTTGGGAATTCGAGTTGTGGTTGGTTCGCGAAACCTTGAAGAGGGGAAAAAAACCGTAGAAGAGATCGCGGCCAAAGGAGGCTTCGCACAGGTACAGGTTTTAGATGTTAGCGATGATCTTTCCATCCAATCTGTTTTCTCTTTCATCAAACAAACCTTTGGTAGATTGGATATTCTCATCAACAATGCGGGTATCCTCCTTGACCGAGGTACCTTTTTGGAAACAAATCTCCGAGATCTAAACCAAACATTCTTAACCAATGTGCAAGGGCCATTTCGACTAACACAGGTATTTCTTCCGATGATGAAGGAGCAAAATTACGGTCGGATCGTCAATGTAAGTTCTGGGATGGGGCAATTGAGTGAAATGGGAGGCGGTTACCCTGCATACCGCATCTCAAAGGCTGCCATCAATGCGATTACAAAAATTGTTTCGGGAGAGGTGTCTGGACAATCGATTAAGATAAATTCAGTTTGTCCTGGTTGGGTAAAAACAGATATGGGAGGACCAAATGCCTCCCGTTCTGTACAAGCTGGTGCCGAAACTATCGTTTGGGCAGCTTGTCTACCTGCAGAGGGACCAACTGGTAAATTCTTTCGCGATAAAAAGGAAATCCCCTGGTAA
- a CDS encoding DUF2569 domain-containing protein: protein MSENERIKGIGGFLILVGLGLVFFPFRQGLEIIPTYYKLITDGSFTYLTTPGTEAYNELWLPLFLFEMGYNALMILVSFGLIYLFFKKHYLFPKSYIAFALVPIVLIPLDAYMVTLVAKNETTFSVETNIELIRSIITAAIWVPYMIFSKRVKATFVEGKDDSPSLGTV from the coding sequence ATGAGTGAAAACGAAAGAATAAAGGGAATAGGTGGATTTTTAATATTAGTGGGTCTAGGATTGGTATTTTTTCCTTTTCGGCAAGGATTGGAAATCATACCGACATATTACAAACTCATCACAGATGGATCTTTTACTTACTTAACGACACCCGGAACAGAAGCTTACAATGAACTTTGGCTGCCTCTTTTTTTGTTTGAGATGGGATACAATGCTCTCATGATCCTTGTTTCCTTTGGTCTTATTTATTTGTTCTTTAAAAAGCACTATCTATTTCCAAAATCTTACATTGCATTTGCCTTAGTTCCCATTGTTTTGATCCCTCTAGACGCTTATATGGTGACCCTGGTTGCAAAAAATGAAACGACTTTTTCTGTGGAAACAAACATCGAACTGATTAGAAGCATAATAACCGCCGCTATCTGGGTACCATATATGATTTTTTCAAAACGTGTGAAAGCAACCTTCGTAGAGGGAAAAGACGATAGCCCTAGTTTGGGAACAGTCTAG
- a CDS encoding LLM class flavin-dependent oxidoreductase, translating into MSSPIIRSPEELVEVAWFCDLCNGDYEYLGVPEGSLRSSFEHCSDIIRQADRLGFQNILLPSSYQTGQDTLAFAAAASTFTHQISLLTAIRCGEIHPPMLARTLSTLDHMLKGRLNINIISSDLPGTVRDSKTRYEISKEVIQILQQGWTQEEIHFQGKHYQFKLSADPVKSYQENGGPLLYFGGISEDARELCAEFCDVFLMWPETEERLTATMTDLSERAQRFGRKIDFGLRIHLIIRDTEKDARDAAKQLLSKINLNEANEIKHRALDSQSAGVKRQDELRKNADTDLFIEPYIWSGIGLARSGCGSAIVGTPEQVYEKIQKYIKMGIRAFIFSGYPLMPESEIFAKTVLPNLKTVNFAEAQNRKPKHTPVTPLTTGQRK; encoded by the coding sequence ATGTCATCTCCTATCATCCGATCTCCTGAGGAATTGGTCGAGGTTGCCTGGTTTTGTGATCTTTGCAATGGCGATTATGAATATCTGGGTGTCCCCGAAGGATCCCTTCGTTCTAGTTTCGAACACTGTTCCGATATCATACGGCAGGCAGATCGCCTTGGGTTTCAGAATATCCTATTGCCTTCATCTTACCAAACAGGCCAAGATACTCTGGCATTTGCGGCGGCAGCTTCTACTTTTACCCATCAAATCTCTCTCCTAACGGCTATTCGGTGTGGCGAGATCCATCCTCCCATGCTTGCCAGGACTCTCTCGACTCTAGATCATATGTTAAAGGGTAGATTAAATATCAATATCATCTCCTCGGATCTCCCAGGAACGGTTCGTGATTCAAAAACTCGGTATGAGATTTCCAAGGAAGTGATACAGATTTTGCAACAGGGTTGGACCCAAGAAGAAATTCATTTCCAAGGAAAACATTACCAGTTCAAACTTTCCGCAGACCCTGTGAAATCCTACCAAGAAAACGGAGGACCTTTACTTTACTTTGGAGGCATCTCAGAGGATGCAAGGGAACTATGCGCAGAGTTTTGTGATGTATTCTTAATGTGGCCAGAAACAGAAGAGAGACTAACAGCCACCATGACTGATTTAAGTGAGAGAGCTCAAAGATTTGGGCGAAAGATAGACTTTGGTTTACGTATCCATTTAATCATCCGAGATACAGAGAAAGATGCAAGAGATGCCGCCAAACAACTGCTATCCAAAATAAATCTCAATGAGGCCAATGAAATCAAACACCGTGCTTTGGATAGCCAATCTGCCGGAGTGAAAAGACAAGACGAACTCCGAAAAAATGCTGATACCGATCTTTTTATTGAACCGTACATTTGGTCCGGAATAGGCCTAGCAAGATCAGGTTGCGGTTCTGCAATTGTGGGAACCCCAGAGCAAGTGTATGAAAAAATACAGAAATACATCAAAATGGGAATCAGAGCGTTCATTTTTTCTGGTTATCCCTTGATGCCTGAAAGTGAAATTTTTGCCAAAACAGTATTGCCAAATTTAAAAACAGTTAATTTTGCTGAGGCACAAAATCGTAAACCCAAACACACACCAGTCACACCATTAACAACAGGCCAACGCAAATGA
- a CDS encoding alpha/beta hydrolase — MKENSVSQISLSALRRFTLLLFFASVLQVCSGRPSYEPKPLPKYESFESYFQAKIAESKAKNHRPGNEERYISFGKRTPIAFLYIHGFGASRAEGEAVMEILAKKFKANTYLLRLPGHGTNKEDQAAQSFSDYLDASREALEMMQSQGDRVILFGSSMGGLLCTWLAAEYPNQVSGIVLANPFYAPVDSSLNILNYPGGLTFIHLLKGRVRSTTKQNDPNVLPERNDYWYPEQYFSALVGVNDLKNYAAIPTVYQKVNVPTLLLYYYKNEKEQDPTASVPAMLNAYSQFAETKTNPKSRKVAIENGRHVLMSKYIITDKALIEKETSTWLTEVSKSK, encoded by the coding sequence ATGAAAGAGAACTCTGTTTCCCAAATTAGCCTCTCTGCTCTGCGGAGATTTACCCTCCTCCTATTCTTCGCTTCTGTCCTCCAGGTATGTTCTGGAAGACCGAGTTATGAACCGAAGCCACTCCCCAAGTATGAAAGCTTTGAATCTTATTTCCAAGCAAAGATCGCGGAAAGTAAGGCAAAAAACCACAGACCTGGCAACGAGGAAAGGTACATCAGCTTCGGAAAGAGAACACCAATCGCTTTTCTATACATCCACGGGTTTGGTGCTTCCCGAGCCGAAGGCGAAGCTGTCATGGAAATTTTAGCAAAAAAATTCAAAGCAAACACATACCTTCTCCGTCTTCCTGGCCACGGAACCAATAAAGAAGACCAAGCAGCACAATCCTTTTCTGATTACCTTGATGCCTCAAGAGAAGCTTTAGAGATGATGCAAAGCCAAGGAGACCGAGTGATTCTCTTTGGTTCCTCTATGGGAGGACTCCTATGCACTTGGCTTGCCGCAGAGTATCCAAACCAAGTCAGTGGAATCGTCCTTGCAAATCCTTTCTATGCACCCGTAGACTCTAGCTTAAATATCCTCAATTACCCAGGCGGATTGACTTTTATCCATCTTTTAAAGGGGAGGGTGCGAAGTACAACCAAACAAAATGACCCAAATGTATTGCCAGAAAGGAATGACTATTGGTATCCAGAGCAGTACTTCTCAGCGCTTGTAGGAGTCAATGATCTGAAAAATTATGCTGCCATTCCGACCGTCTATCAAAAGGTAAATGTGCCTACACTTCTTCTCTACTACTATAAAAATGAAAAGGAACAAGACCCGACTGCAAGTGTTCCCGCAATGCTGAATGCTTATTCGCAATTTGCTGAAACAAAAACAAACCCAAAGAGTAGAAAGGTCGCTATTGAAAATGGTAGGCATGTGTTAATGTCAAAATACATCATTACAGATAAGGCATTGATTGAAAAAGAAACTTCTACCTGGTTAACAGAAGTCTCAAAATCAAAATGA
- a CDS encoding TetR/AcrR family transcriptional regulator, translating to MDEKKILILEKAVPVFFQFGFKKTSMDDLAKAANLSRQALYLHFPNKEELFKEAILHLFRSSLEAALLALQDPHLEDLERFVKSVSIWVGPSAGKWDSQNADLVEATQSLVSDAFCSLDLQFGKALEKALAESSFASGLAARKQSLEDVAKTIGLIAKGVRLNLSGDFHASLRTALQTLLI from the coding sequence ATGGATGAAAAGAAGATTTTGATACTCGAAAAGGCTGTCCCGGTTTTTTTCCAGTTTGGCTTCAAAAAAACCTCTATGGATGATTTGGCTAAGGCAGCGAATCTTTCGCGGCAGGCACTCTACTTACACTTTCCAAACAAAGAGGAGTTGTTTAAAGAAGCCATCCTCCATCTCTTCCGCAGTTCTTTGGAGGCGGCACTCCTCGCCTTACAAGATCCTCATTTGGAAGATTTGGAAAGATTTGTAAAATCTGTATCCATTTGGGTAGGCCCAAGTGCTGGTAAATGGGATTCACAAAATGCAGATTTGGTGGAGGCTACACAGAGTTTGGTCTCGGATGCTTTTTGTAGTTTAGATCTACAGTTTGGAAAGGCATTGGAAAAAGCACTCGCGGAGTCAAGTTTTGCCTCTGGGCTTGCCGCTCGCAAGCAAAGCTTAGAAGACGTAGCTAAGACAATAGGACTCATTGCAAAAGGCGTACGCCTCAACCTCTCGGGAGATTTTCATGCAAGTCTTAGAACCGCTTTACAGACTCTACTTATTTAA